The following are encoded in a window of Hemitrygon akajei unplaced genomic scaffold, sHemAka1.3 Scf000050, whole genome shotgun sequence genomic DNA:
- the LOC140721111 gene encoding NACHT, LRR and PYD domains-containing protein 3-like, producing MDKGRKLKRIGKVLKRFLPGGSSGKVDWDTGSKVPKQGHIESDVPESGTAAAEVEQMQPRDTNQDPGTSTSEATACLPRDSNIRDTDQDPGTSTSEATACQLGSSLNTELSSLQQGADTEFTIRDLLAEGEEYRLYQLTKFYRDRLKQAIQEKVERLGWMLTKEGHFSREENEKVTELTETGNRTESSRLFLSLVMGKGSRARRAMWESFVTWRTELPKLDRILKEIQELGPDPQEYMNIAQGLSELPAQLIDVQQKHKETLRAQTETLRVNTILMREKVKVFQLVDRYAELTVISTVRDRTLVEHELLARGRDHEECRQKHLRGELEKIRTDQLLQSSFSRSKSKSGSSAAVAGVPGIGKTTMVQKIVYDWATGKIYQQFQFVFSFKFRDLNSINCRINLKELILDQYPYFGNILREVWKNPEGLLFIFDGLDEFKHRIDFADSRRDTEPKHQCPDPEWWCEVSDIVYSLIQGKLLPGCSVLVTTRPTALHVLEKAEISIWVEILGLGGEERKEYFIRHFEDQTVAAAVFKYVKENEILYTMSYNPSYCWILALALGPFFTQRVRDPQRVPKTITQLYSYYIYNILKNHGREIENPRDVLLRVGQMAFRGVSEKKIVFTDGDLINYNLQPSQFLSGFLMELLEREDSARCVVYTFPHLTIQEFVAAVAQFLNPHPEDLLIFLNEAHNTTDGRFEVFLRFVAGLSSPMTARGLEEFLGPFPLQITCWVIDWVKEKVKHQSSITESEAGKRSLLNTLHYLFESQNLGLAQAALESMESLSFRGMTLTPIDCAVLSHVIGLRDTIKHLDLEYCLIQSEGIQRLGPGLHKCQDLRLAGNELRDSGVKLVSAALRNPECKIQRLGLDNVDLTVSGAENLATALGTNRSLMDLNMDRNKLGDSGVKLVSVALRNPECKILKLGLRGVGLTDSGVEDLVSALRTNPSLTELDLSENKLGDSGVKLVSAALRNPECKIQKLWLYNVGLRDSGAEDLAFALITNSSLTELDLGLNSLTDRSVPALRRLILTLPSLERIWLHWNRFSPTGERELRSLQEPRPGLRVEL from the exons atggacaaag GTAGGAAATTGAAACGAATAGGGAAAGTACTGAAGAGATTTTTACCAGGCGGATCATCGGGGAAAGTTGATTGGGACACAGGAAGCAAGGTACCGAAGCAAGGTCATATTGAGAGCGATGTACCAGAAAGTGGTACGGCCGCAGCGGAAGTGGAGCAAATGCAGCCCAGAGACACcaatcaggaccctggaaccagcacaagtgaggcgactgcctgtctgcCCAGAGACAGTAAcatcagagacaccgatcaggaccctggaaccagcacaagtgaggcgactgcctgtcagctcggAAGCTCATTAAACACGGAATTGTCAAGTCTCCAACAAGGAGCgg atACAGAGTTTACAATCCGCGACCTCCTAGCAGAGGGGGAGGAATATCGACtataccaactgacaaagttctatagagacagactcaaacaagcaattcaagaaaaggttgaaagactcggttggatgttgacaaaggagggacatttcagtagagaagaaaatgag aaagtcactgaactgacagagacgggaaaccggacagagagttccagactcttcctcagtttggtgatgggaaaaggctcccgggcccgaagggcgatgtgggaatcctttgtgacatggaggactgagttaccgaagttggacagaatactgaaggaaatacaggaactcg gtcctgatccacaggaatacatgaacatcgCCCAAGGATTATCTGAATTACCCGCTCAACTGATCG atgttcaacagaaacacaaggagactctgcgggcacaaactgaaacactgagagtgaacacgatcctgatgagggagaaggtgaaggttttccagctagttgatcgatacgctgagctcacggttatttctactgttcgagatcggacactggtggaacatgagctgctggcaagaggcagagaccacgaggagtgtaGACAGAAACATCTCCGCGGAGAGttggaaaaaatccggactgatcagttactccagagcagcttttcccggagtaaatccaaatctgggagttcggcagcagtggctggagtcccggggatcgggaaaacaacaatggtacaaaagattgtttatgactgggccacggggaaaatataccaacagttccagtttgtcttcagtttcaaattccgggatttaaactccattaactgcagaataaacctgaaggaactgattctggatcagtatccttactttgggaatatcctgagagaggtctggaagaacccagaggggttgctgtttatattcgatggtttggatgaattcaaacacagaatCGATTTTGCGGACAGTCGGAGAGACACCGAACcaaagcaccagtgcccagatcccgagtggtggtgtgaagtgtctgacattgtgtacagtttaatccagggcaagctgctcccagggtgttcagtgctggtgactaCCCGCCCCACTGCATTACATGtattggaaaaggcagagatcagtatctgggttgaaatcctggGATTGGGTGGTGAGGaaaggaaggaatatttcatcaggcattttgaagatcagacggtggcggcagctgttttcaaatatgtgaaggagaacgagatcctgtacaccatgagctacaacccctcctactgctggatcctcgctctggcactgggccccttcttcacacaaagagtcagggacccgcagcgagttcccaagaccatcacccaactgtactcctactatatttacaacatcctgaaaaaccacggccgtgagattgagaacccccgtgatgtgttactcagggttggtcagatggccttcagaggggtgtccgagaagaagattgtgtttacagatggagatttgatcaactacaatctgcagccttcccagttcctgtccgggttcctgatggagcttttggagagagaggattctgcccggtgtgtggtgtacacattcccacacctcaccatccaagagtttgtagctgcagtcgcacaattcctgaatccacatcccgagGATCTCCTGATATTCCTCAATGAggcccacaacacgacagatggacgatttgaggtatttcttcgttttgttgctggtctctcctccccaatgacagctcggggcctggaagagtttctgggtccattcccTCTTCAAATAACCTGctgggtgattgactgggtgaaggagaagGTTAAACACCAGAGTTCCATcacagagagtgaagctggtaaaaggagcctcctgaacacattgcactacctgtttgagtctcagaatcttggattggctcaggccgcactggaatcaatggaatcactttcattccgtggaatgacactgaccccgattgactgcgcagtgctgtctcatgtcatcggacttcgtgatacaataaaacacctcgacctggagTACTGCCTCATTCAgagtgaaggaatccagcggctcggacccgggctgcacaagtgccaggatttGAG acttgcgGGGAATGAATTgcgagattcaggagtgaaactggtttctgcggctctgaggaacccggagtgtaaaatacagagactggg gttgGACAATGTCGATCTCACAGTTTCTGGTGCCGAGAATCTTGCCACCGCTCTCGGAACAAACCGATCACTGATGGATCTGAACATGGAtcgtaataaactgggagattcaggagtgaaactggtgtctgtagCTCTGAGGaatccggagtgtaaaatactgAAACTGGG gctgaggggtgtcggtctcacagattctggtgtcgagGATCTCGTCTCTGCTCTCagaacaaacccatcactgacggagctggatctGAGTgaaaataaactgggagattcaggagtgaaactggtttctgcggctctgaggaacccggagtgtaaaatacagaaactgtg gctgtacaATGTCGGTCTCAGGGATTCTGGCGCCGAGGATCTCGCCTTCGCTCTCATTACAAActcatcactgacggagctggacctgggaTTAAACTCGctcacagaccgatctgtccccgctctccgccgcctcatactgaccctcccgagtctggagcggATCTG gctgcacTGGAATCGGTTCAGTCCAACAGGAGAGagggaactgagatctctgcaggaacccagaccaggactgagagtggagttgtga